AGAGAATTTATCATTTCTCTGTTTTTCCTTTTATAAATCCATGAGTTCGATACTATGAAAGATTATTGGAAATTTATGGCATTGTTGTTGCGATATTAACTATATAAATCAATAAACAAAATAATAGAAAGGGGGTGAGATTATGATAAAAGGTTTTCTTCGTATCAGCGGCCTGCTTCTGCTTTTAAGCCTTTCCACCTTACAGCCCGGAATCATCCATGCAGAGCAGACTGTAAACACACAAAATGCAGCAGTATCAGCAATAAATGTGAATACTGCATCAGCAAATGAGATTGCCGCTATTCCCGGACTTGGAGAGAAGAAGTCTATGGCGATTATTAAATACAGGGAGAAGCACGGGTCTTTTGCAAAGGTTGAAGATTTAAAAAAGGTTGACGGCATCGGCAATAAACTTTTTGAAAAGATAAAACCTTATGTTGCTGTAAAAACGGATACTGCCAGGCAGGAGAAATAATGTGGGCGGCGATTTTGTTATTTTCCAGACGGGGGGTGGAAGATGTATATGGATGATGGTTATCTCAGGAGATATGTCAGTAACCTTTGTGTACAGTTGAAGAACAGGCAGAATCCTTCAATCCGGGACCTGTTTCATTTTACGGAAAGAGGTTACTCAGACCGTCTATTTGAAGTCAGGGAATCAGTAACATATCTTTTTGATGAGGCATACAGGTACCAGAGATTCAGACACCTCCAGGCTAAGTATCTCGGTATAATTACACGGCTGTCAATGTATATTGAGATCAGGGATCCGCTTGCCATCGGGCATACCATAAGGCTGTCCAAGTATGCAAAGGCAATAGGCAAGGCATTGAGCTGGAGGCGGGAAAAGGTTGAGGAACTGGAAATCGGGGCGCATCTGCATGATATCGGTAAGGTGTGCGTGGCTGAATCAGTATTGAATAAAAAGGAGATGCTGACCCCGCAGGAGATGAAGCTTGTAAAGAGGCATACGAGGATTGGTGCAGGTATGCTTGTGAGTACGGATTTTCTGAAACCGATAGTACCGTATTTACTTTACCATCATGAGAAGTATGATGGTACCGGCTATCCTTTCGGTCTTAAAGGAAAGGACATCCCTGTGGAGGGAAGGATAATGGCGGTGTTGGATACGTATGACGCATTAATCAATGAGCGGCCTTACCGTGAGGCATTGTCCAATGATAACGCAGTTGACGAACTGATTAAGCAAAAAGAGCTTCAGCTTGACCCTGATGTTGTGACTGTATTTGTAGAGTTGATTCAAAAAGGGATTATTACGGCAAACTGAAGGTCTGACCGGGCCTTTTTACGGTCAGTACAGGACAGGGTGATTTTCTTACAACTTTTTCAGCCGTACTTCCAAGGAGTAAATGTTCAATACCCGTTCGCCCGTGTGTTGCCATAATGATAATATTGACCTGCTCCTGTTTTGCAAGTTTTATAATCTCTACAAATGGTTCACCTGTTAACAGGAAGCCTTCAACATCAATGTTTTTTTCTCTGATGGAGGTTACTACATCTTCAAGAAACCTCTTAGCAGTAGCCTCCATCACCTGATACTGGTCAGCCATATCAATACCTAAATCAGAAGTATAGGTAAATGGTTCAATTACATGCACGGCAAATATCTTGCTGCCGAATTTCTCTGCCATAGAGATTGCATAATGTGATGCATTTTCTGCTGACTCAGAAAAATCAGTAGGAAAGAGTATTTTCCCGAATTCAACCCCAAATTCATTCGCATTATTCATAGACACAAAATAAATTATTAGGATGAGTTTGTCAATAGAGGCACTTGCAAGAGCCTCAAAAAAAGGAGGTGAAAAGGTGCGCAGGGTTATTTTTATTCTGTTTATTATAATTTTATTATTCCATTTTTATTTTGATAGTCCCTCTTCTGCCCAGTTTATAAATGGAGATTTCAGCAGCGGTATAACAGGATGGGAGACAATAGGGGATGTGAATACATCTAATGGTGCGGCTGTTCTGGAAACCGGGGGCATAAATGGTGAATACATAACATCACTCTCTACAGACTTCATAATATTCGGAGACACACTTAACTTCCGGTTCTACTTTGACATAACAGGGCCTGATGATCCCAAGTATCCTGATTTCCATTCCTTTCCCTCTGATTTCTTTCAGATGACTTTAGATGCAGGAGATGAGGGGTACTTTGATGAGACACTTGCATGGAATCCCACAGTAGGTTTTGTCCCGTTTTCTTTTGACATTTCATCTATTACTGCCGGTACTATGGCGAGATTAACCTTTATGCTTTTTGATGAAGATGATGTGTTCAGGTCAGTAGCAGGTATTGATGATGTTACTGATCCATCAAAACATTCTCAGCCATTGACAGAACCCGGGACATTAATCCTGCTTGGAGGCGGTCTTGTAGCGGTGTTTGCATACAGCAGATACAGGGGAGTTTACAGGACATGGTGTTGTATATTGATACTCTCAATCACGCAAATATTAAGCAGCAGCATAGCGTATGCTGAGTTGCAGGAGACAAATGTTGATGACAAGACCTTGCTTGAATTTACCTCACCTGTCTTTAACACACGGACAAATATAATGACGCTTAATATGGCGATTACCAATATTTCTGATACAACAATCATGAGTCCCCTAAAGATTGTGATAACCGGTATAAGCAATTCGGATGTGAAGGTCTCAAATCCGGATGGATACACCCCTGGAGGTTTACCATTT
The sequence above is a segment of the Nitrospirota bacterium genome. Coding sequences within it:
- a CDS encoding helix-hairpin-helix domain-containing protein translates to MIKGFLRISGLLLLLSLSTLQPGIIHAEQTVNTQNAAVSAINVNTASANEIAAIPGLGEKKSMAIIKYREKHGSFAKVEDLKKVDGIGNKLFEKIKPYVAVKTDTARQEK
- a CDS encoding HD-GYP domain-containing protein → MDDGYLRRYVSNLCVQLKNRQNPSIRDLFHFTERGYSDRLFEVRESVTYLFDEAYRYQRFRHLQAKYLGIITRLSMYIEIRDPLAIGHTIRLSKYAKAIGKALSWRREKVEELEIGAHLHDIGKVCVAESVLNKKEMLTPQEMKLVKRHTRIGAGMLVSTDFLKPIVPYLLYHHEKYDGTGYPFGLKGKDIPVEGRIMAVLDTYDALINERPYREALSNDNAVDELIKQKELQLDPDVVTVFVELIQKGIITAN
- a CDS encoding universal stress protein, encoding MNNANEFGVEFGKILFPTDFSESAENASHYAISMAEKFGSKIFAVHVIEPFTYTSDLGIDMADQYQVMEATAKRFLEDVVTSIREKNIDVEGFLLTGEPFVEIIKLAKQEQVNIIIMATHGRTGIEHLLLGSTAEKVVRKSPCPVLTVKRPGQTFSLP